Part of the Candidatus Desulfatibia profunda genome, CGGCCCTGGGCACATTTATCAAGGACCTCGGCACAGGCAAAGCAGAGCTTTTTAAAGGGCCCCTTTACTATCAGGACGGCAGTCTGTTTCTTAAAGACGGTGAGGTTGCTACCGATAAACAGGTCTGGTACATGCAACAGCTTTTAAAGGGTATGGGCGGGCAAAGCAGCGCCAAATAGTGTCCGGTATAATTCGATTTCCAGATAAATTCATCACCTATTTTGGATAAGAATGATCTTGGATATTATCTAAAATGTGGATCGAACTTCGGGACATCCACAAGTATTATGGACCCATAAAGGCCAATTGCGGAGTCGATCTTACCGTTGCGCCGGGTGCTGTCCACGGTATCCTCGGCGAGAACGGTGCCGGCAAGAGCACATTAATGAAAATTCTGGCAGGTTACAGCCGGAAGACCCGCGGCTCCATGCTTGTTGATGATTCCCCGGCAGATTACAACACGCCGGCCCAAGCTTCGGAATTGGGTATCGGCATGCTTTACCAGGATCCTCTCGATTTCCCCCTTCTGTCGGTTCTGGACAACTTCATGCTGGGACAAACTTCCGGCATTGCAAACAAGCATAGAACGTTTAGAAAGACGTTTAAAAAGATTGCGGATTCCTTTAACTTTTCCCTTCACCCCGATACCGTTGTTAAAAACCTTACGATCGGCGAAAGACAGCAGCTTGAAATTCTGAGGCTTCTGGCCCGGGGCGTTAAGCTCCTGATTCTGGATGAACCGACCACCGGCATATCCGCTTTACAGAAAGAAATCCTTTTCCGGGCCCTCAAGAAACTGGCGTCAGAGGATAAAAGCGTGATCCTGGTGTCTCACAAACTGGAAGATGTGGAAGCCGTGTGCGACAAAATTACCGTGCTGCGGCAGGGAGCCGTGGCCGGGGAAATGGAAAGACCCTTTGATACAAACACCTTGTTAAAAATGATGTTCGGTACGCCGCCGGTTCCTTTCGCACGTCTTCGCATAAAGACCGGGGAAACAGTCCTTGAGATGAACCGGATATATGCGCCAGGCGGCCGCACGGGCCTTAGAAACTGCAGCATCGCCATCCGCCAGGGAGAGGTGATCGGTCTGGCCGGCCTCGAAGGCAGCGGCCAGGAAGTATTTCTTAAAATCGCCGCAGGACTGAAGCAGACGTCCGGAGGGTCAATCCATCTTCAGGGCATGAAAATGAACGGCAAGGATTATCATACCTTCAAAAACCAGGGAGTAACGTACTTGCCGGGATCTCGCCTTGAAGAGGGATTGATAGCAGGATTGAACATCGCCCAGCACTTTTCACTTCAGGACCAACAAAAAGGGTTTTTTATAAAAAGGCTGCACGCCTATCAAAGCGCCAAAAAGAGCATTGCCGAGTTTCGAATCAAAGCCGAACCTGTATCTTTGGTAGAGTCTCTGTCCGGGGGGAATCAGCAACGGCTGCTCCTTTCTTTCCTGCCTGCCGATCCGGTTTTGCTTCTATTGGAAAATCCCACAAGAGGGTTGGACATGGAATCTGTCCACTGGGTTTGGCAGCACTTTCATCAATATTGTGCCCACAAGGCATGTATTGTCTTTTCATCTTCAGAACTCGATGAAATCCTGATGAATGCAGATCGGGTGCTGGTTTTTTTCGATGGTGCTATTATTAAAGATACGCGGACAGACCAAACAGACGTCCATGAACTTGGCCGGGCTATGGCGGGCAAACCTAACCCGGACATTTCACGAGCTTGAGGCGCCCATTTGCTGTGTTATCAGGGGTTCGCGGTAGTTTACTACAGCTTCACCCCTGAGTGCCTTGCAAATGAACGTCTCAAGCTCGTGAAAAATCCGGGCTAAATAAGCAAATGAAATTTCAGTTCGACAATACTATGGGAATATTTTTTCGAAATGTGCTTGATGGCCTGCTGATACTGCTGGCGGTGTTTTTTTTTACCACAGTGATTCTGCTTGTTTCCGGTGCGCCCCCCTTTGCTGCCTATTATCATATTTTTAAAGGATCATTGGGATCCTGGATTAAATTGGCCCAGGTCATACAGGTATGGATACCGCTGACACTTTGCAGTGCCGGGCTCTTATATACGTTCAGAATCGGTCTCTGGAACATCGGAGTTGAAGGGCAGATCATGCTGGGCGCCGTTTTCACTACGGCGGTTCTTCGGGTTGACGCGGCCAAGGGCATGCCGATGCTTTTTATCGGGCTGGCGTTTATCGCCGGTATCGCCGGTGGCGCGATCTGGGCGCTGGCTGCGGGGTATTTAAAGACTAAAGGGGGTGTTCATGAAATTTTTACTGGACTGGGGCTCAACTTTGTCGGGCAGGGAATCATTCTCTGGCTGATATTCGGACCCTGGAAACGTCCCGGAATCGCTTCCATGAGTGGAACAGAACTCTTCCCTCAGCAGTTATGGCTTCCCTTGCTTCCGGCCCTACGACTTCCTCCCGTGGGGCTGGCGCTGGCCTTGGCAGCCTTGGTTTTGACGGCAGTGTTACTGCGATATACCCATTTGGGTTTAAACTTGAAAGCCATCGGGAATAATCGGGATGCAGCCTACCTGTTCGGTCTCAAGCCCGACCGAGATATGATCATTGCCATGATTTTCGCCGGAGGGTTTGCCGGTCTGGCCGGAAGTCTGCAGGTCGCCGGCGTGTATCATCGCCTTGTACCTGCCATTTCCAGTAACTACGGATACCTGGCGCTTCTAATCGTGATGCTTTCAAACTACAACGTGTGGATAACCCCGGCAGTGGCATTCTTTTTTGCATGCCTGAACGTCGGCAATATCCAGCTTCCCATGATGCTCGAGCTGGATTCGTCCCTGAGCGGAGTGATTCAGGGGTCGCTGGTTTTGGCCGCGCTGGCGGTATATTCATGGCGAAGCCGCAGAAAGGCGCCCGGAGGGACAGTTGCGGCATGAGCGAGCTTGAATTGACACTGGTATTTGCCGGCGTCGTGGCCGGTGCAGCACCCATCGTGCTGGCGGTGCTGGGGGAAACGATCACGGAAAAGGCAGGCGTTATCAACCTGTCCCTGGACGGGACCATATTGTTGAGTGCCATGGTTGCCTTTGCGGTTGCCTTTGAAACCAACAACCTTTTAATGGGCTTTGTCTTTGCTGCCGTCGTAGGTGCCGTTGTTGCGGCAATCGTTGCTTTTTTCAGCATCTACCTAAACCAGTCACAGGTGGCGGTAGGTTTTGTTCTAACACTCATGACCCGTGACCTTGCATATTTTCTAGGCAATTCCTACTCTCACCTTCAAGGTCCGCAAGTGGTTCCTTTTCCGGTTCCGCTTTTAAAGGATATTCCTGTTTTTGGACCGGTGTTTTTTAGTCAAAACCTGCCGGTTTATTTCAGCCTGGCCATGATTGCATGGTGTTGGTGGTACATGTATCGAACCCCGCTTGGTTTGCAGCTAAGGTGCGTGGGGGAGCACCCGCGCGCCTCCTATGCCAGAGGGATAGATCCTCGGAAATTGCAGATGGTATATTCAATTTGCGGCGGCCTGCTGGTGGGGCTTGCCGGGGCAACGTTTTCTTTATCGGTTAAGCCGGGATGGGGCCGTCCCCAAGGGGCCGAAGGAACCGGGTGGATTGCGCTTGTCCTGGTCATCTTCGGCGGGTGGAATCCGATCAAGGCCGCGACGGGGGCCTATCTTTTTTCATTTTTGCAGGTTATGGGAATATACTGCCAGGAATGGTTGCCGACGGTTCCGGCCCAGGTTTTCCAGGTGGCGCCGTTTCCATTGATGATTTTTACCCTTTTGGTCATGTCTTTGGCTCAAAAAGAGTCTGTGTTGAACTGGGCCGAAAATAAAGACCGCATGAAATCGATCCTGGCAGTTCTTTCCGGCAGCGTTCCGACCGCTTTGGGCAAACCCTACCGGCCGGACTGAATCAGGTTTTTTTATGGACTCCCTGAACAAGAGAAAATACGATTAGAATGAAAATAAATACAGCCGTGTAGGTTAAAAGGATGGGGGGGTGTTCCTCCATTCTCACAGCTACGTTCCCCACAAGACGGGCAATGCAGAACGATGTCAAAGCCCCCATAAGAGTTCCGGTCCAGGAGAGGACCGCTCCCCAGAAACTCCCAAAAATCATGCCGTTAGCTGCCGTTACTAAAAATGCCGGCAAGGGAGCCACAATCGCCTGAATAACCATCAGCAGCAAACTCATTAGAGGGGCAGCAACCCCCCAGGAACGAATCAGTCTGATCATTTGATCCAAATTGCCGGCAATCAAAATTACACAGGTTTTTTGAAAATGGTGATGAATAGTAAAAAAAATGACCAGAAACAATAAAAGGATAATCGCAAAAAAAACGTGATGAGAAATCCGGTGGTTATCTGTTTTGGCATACACTAGACCAATACAAAGAATTCCCAGAAATAAAAAAACAAGCTGTAAATACCCATCACCACCATCCTTCAACTGATCTTTACCGATAGGCCACAATATTCGCCATCCCTGCTTCCATGTGATACAGGTTATGGCAATGGTGAAACCAGTTGCCGGGGTTGTTGTCGGCATCAAACTCTATATCAACCTCCTGTTCATTGTGTTCCTGTTTTCACCTTTCGACCAGAAGAAGGCCGTAAGCAATAAAATGACTTGTGTAAATATTCAAATCAGTATGCAGACCGCATCCATCCGCTGGATTTGTCGATTAATACTTTATCGACCAGGGCGTTTTCCTTGGTTAAAATTTCTGCTTCAAAAGCGTTACCGGCATCCTTGATTTTACCTATTTTAAGGTTAGGATTCCTATTTGATGCCAGGTAATTTTCAACAATTGATTTGGCATCACTTTCAGACAAGGGGCCCTGCCCCTGACGGTATTGAGAACCAGTTTGAGGTGTCCTTCCCCCTTGGGTAGGCCCTCGACCCATCCACCCGGAACCCTTACCATAGCCGCCGCCCATCATGCCGGAGCCTGTACCATAGCCGCCGCCCATCATGCCGGAGCCTGTACCATAGCCGCCGCCCATCATGCCGGAGCCTGTACCATAGCCGCCGCCCATCATGCCGGAGCCTGTACCATAGCCGCCGCCCATCATGCCGGAGCCTGTACCATAGCCGCCGCCCATCATGCCGGGACCCATCCCATACCCGCTACCCATCATGCCGTAGCTTGTACCATAGCCACTCCCCATCATTCCGGGGCCCATCCCGTAGCCGCCGCCCTCCAATGAGCGACCGCAGTATGGGCAATAGTTCCAGCCGCCTTGATCCGGTGCGCCAGATATTCTATTCTGTTCAGCGCCTGGACCCATCGGACCGCCTCCCATGAATCCTTGGCCAACATTGGGGCTAATTTTCCGCATCCTAAGCACATGGTCCAGAAGCTTCTGGTTCAATTTCGCCTCAAGATCAGAAATCTCTTTCTGCAGTTGGGCGGCTTTTTGTGCGTCCGGATTCTCCTTGGCAAGCTCGCTTTTCAAATCAAGCTCCTTTTGATAAATCTGTTGGCGATTGCCTTCGGTGTCTTTTAAAAAGGCGTTACGTTCTGTTTCCAAAGCCTTAATTTCCTGGTCAGTCAGGTTGCCCGTATAGCCGGTTTCCCCATACGCTCTATGATGCCAACCCGGGCCGTAGCCCATACCCCCTTCGGCAAACACGTTACCAGCCAAACCGATGATCATTAAGACCATCAACCCTAAGATCAATTTAAATAAGTTCTTTTTCATTTTCAAATCCCCTTTGAATTTTAAGTTTTCAGCAAAATAAGCATTTTTTCGCCATATTAAAGCAATACATCTGCCAAAAGTGGATATAAAATGGTTCTGTTTCGAAGATCCCGTTGAAAACGGGGAAATGAGCGTCTCAGGCAGCATCCGACTTGTTGGGGCGTAGCTGAAAACGAAGCCCAAAAGGCGAAAATTTTTCAGCAAAAAAGAGAACAATCTATGGGTACAAATTGCACCTTAATAATTGTCTTCTAAATTAACCTTAACCAGTTTATTTTATTATAAAAATAATTCTGCTGAAAAATTTTCGTGAAATATCCGGGTTAGAGTAATTATCCACCTTCGATCTGGTTTTTTAATATAAGAAGCAAACTGTAGGCCAAAATTGCCACAGGAGAGATGTTTAAATATAACATGAAAATATATAATAAGATAATATATTCTTTTTTAAACAGAAAAAAATAAGGTAGTGGATACATCATATCCAGTTTGAAAAGGCACACAAATAAAATCGAGTACAAAATACCCATTTGTTGTAATTGCCTATAAACGGATGGAGTAGTGGAATTAAAGGCGAAGGAACTTATTAATTTTTATAAATATTTGGTTATCAGCTAACGGACAGGGGTTTTAGGTTTAGCAATGTTGAATCGCTTTACCGTGAGCAACCTGCCAGGAGCCGGCGATAAAGTAGAAATCCAATTAATGCGCATCCGGAAAAGATTGCTCCGGCATAGAAGGTGGCCGGCGCTCCGAATCGGTCCCACAGCAAGCCGGCGATCAAACTTCCGAAAAGTATGGCAATACCACTGGCTAGACTGAAAACTCCCAAAGCTGTCCCTCTAAGGTCCTGACGAGATGTATCTGCGACCATAGCGGCAAGAAGACCCTGTGTCAGTCCCATATGAATGCCCCAAATTGCGGCACCAAGCGCAACTTGCCAGTCAGCTTTTGCAACGGCAAGCGTCAGATCAGAGACGATCAAAAAATCCCCAGCCCTACCGCCATGAGTCCGGTGCGGCCCAACCGGCGCACCCAGCACCGAAACCAGAAACACAGGCAACAGGCTATGGATCATCTCGGAAGAGATGTCCATGAACATGCTAACGCAACCGAGCGCCCAAACAGTAGAAGAGATGCCTGTCGAGCTGCTTTCTGTTACTGTCATGCCGCATAACTTTCAGTCTGAATCATTGAACATACGCTTTTGTCTTGTTTTCTTTTCCAGCCAAGCCCCACTCCTCTGGCTCGGATATCCGGAGCGCATTGTAATGGGGCAGGAGCGCCGCGAGAGAGTGCATGCAGAGAGGGATTTCCGAGACCAGTCGGTACCCATCCTCGAGTCTGAAACTATCACCCACTTTGTAAACAGGACAACGGCCTTTGATCTCTGCCACTCGTACCAAGAGGTGCATTTCGTTCCCTCCTACTTCTTCTTGAGCGCACTTAGCGCTGCACTTCAGCGGCGCGCGGTTTTTTACGCATCTGCTTGAATCTTTTGTTCGGCTATTTTTATCTGTATTTGCTGCAAAAGTTTTCGGTTATCGCCCACAGGTCCGGCGCCAAAAACTCCTTCACCTTTGTTTGGATGTGGGACGGAACTGCGCCATAGAACGCCTCAGCAATGCCTCCCGTTATGCATGCGAGGGTGTCGCTGTCACCTCCCAGCGAGATGGCATTGCGTATTGCATCTTCGTATGACTGAGAATCAAGGAAAGCGATGATCGCTTCTGGCACTGTTCCTTGACAAGAGACATCGAATGTATAGGTCGCTCGGATGTCATCCACCACGCGATTCAAATCATATCCGAACTGTTGCCTTATCTGCTTTCGGATCTTCTCTTTGTCGTGCACTGTCCGTGCAAGAAAGACTGCAAGAGCGGTCGCTTGCGCCCCTTTGATCCCTTCCGGATGGTTATGTGATATCTCGGCCGTCTTTTCCGCCTGGTGAAGAACCTCTTCTTCTGTGGCAAATGCGAAACCTACGGGGCTGACACGCATTGCAGAACCATTTCCCCAGCTGTTGTATGGTTGCGGAGCATGACTATGGAGCCACTGAATAAATGAACCTCCGTATCCAACACCGGGATAGCGCCGGCCAATCTCTCGTACCGACTCTAAATATGAACGGCCAGTAAGAATCGAATCAGCAACGGCAACAGTAAGGACGCTGTCGTCCGTGAATCTACATCGGGGATCGAAGAGAGGAAAGTCTTTCGTCTTTATGGGGTAATGCTCATAAACTGAGCCGATGATATCTCCGGCGATCGCTCCAATCATGTTTCTTTCTCTTCAGTCGAACGATGAGCTGTGCGGCGAGGGAACCGAGTCCGCCACAAGCGATAGGTTGTGTGCGCTTCGAAAGTATCCTAAGGAAATTATTGATCAAATTATTTTGTAAAAATTTTCTAATCAGCATGGATTATTTGTTTTGGGCTTTCTTAAAAGCCCTGAATCACCCTTAAAGCCAAAGCTTTCATACCATTTTATTAATCGTTTAGTATCCATTTGTGGATCTTTCCCGTTGGGCATAAATACTGCACTAACACTCAAATAAATTTTGAAGATATCAGCCTGGCGACAAAGTTCTTTTAAAATTTTGGAACCATCACCGCGTCTGGATATAAATGCTCCCAAATGATAAATATGAACTA contains:
- a CDS encoding ATP-binding cassette domain-containing protein; translated protein: MWIELRDIHKYYGPIKANCGVDLTVAPGAVHGILGENGAGKSTLMKILAGYSRKTRGSMLVDDSPADYNTPAQASELGIGMLYQDPLDFPLLSVLDNFMLGQTSGIANKHRTFRKTFKKIADSFNFSLHPDTVVKNLTIGERQQLEILRLLARGVKLLILDEPTTGISALQKEILFRALKKLASEDKSVILVSHKLEDVEAVCDKITVLRQGAVAGEMERPFDTNTLLKMMFGTPPVPFARLRIKTGETVLEMNRIYAPGGRTGLRNCSIAIRQGEVIGLAGLEGSGQEVFLKIAAGLKQTSGGSIHLQGMKMNGKDYHTFKNQGVTYLPGSRLEEGLIAGLNIAQHFSLQDQQKGFFIKRLHAYQSAKKSIAEFRIKAEPVSLVESLSGGNQQRLLLSFLPADPVLLLLENPTRGLDMESVHWVWQHFHQYCAHKACIVFSSSELDEILMNADRVLVFFDGAIIKDTRTDQTDVHELGRAMAGKPNPDISRA
- a CDS encoding ABC transporter permease, whose amino-acid sequence is MGIFFRNVLDGLLILLAVFFFTTVILLVSGAPPFAAYYHIFKGSLGSWIKLAQVIQVWIPLTLCSAGLLYTFRIGLWNIGVEGQIMLGAVFTTAVLRVDAAKGMPMLFIGLAFIAGIAGGAIWALAAGYLKTKGGVHEIFTGLGLNFVGQGIILWLIFGPWKRPGIASMSGTELFPQQLWLPLLPALRLPPVGLALALAALVLTAVLLRYTHLGLNLKAIGNNRDAAYLFGLKPDRDMIIAMIFAGGFAGLAGSLQVAGVYHRLVPAISSNYGYLALLIVMLSNYNVWITPAVAFFFACLNVGNIQLPMMLELDSSLSGVIQGSLVLAALAVYSWRSRRKAPGGTVAA
- a CDS encoding MFS transporter, whose product is MTVTESSSTGISSTVWALGCVSMFMDISSEMIHSLLPVFLVSVLGAPVGPHRTHGGRAGDFLIVSDLTLAVAKADWQVALGAAIWGIHMGLTQGLLAAMVADTSRQDLRGTALGVFSLASGIAILFGSLIAGLLWDRFGAPATFYAGAIFSGCALIGFLLYRRLLAGCSR
- a CDS encoding ADP-ribosylglycohydrolase family protein, with the translated sequence MIGAIAGDIIGSVYEHYPIKTKDFPLFDPRCRFTDDSVLTVAVADSILTGRSYLESVREIGRRYPGVGYGGSFIQWLHSHAPQPYNSWGNGSAMRVSPVGFAFATEEEVLHQAEKTAEISHNHPEGIKGAQATALAVFLARTVHDKEKIRKQIRQQFGYDLNRVVDDIRATYTFDVSCQGTVPEAIIAFLDSQSYEDAIRNAISLGGDSDTLACITGGIAEAFYGAVPSHIQTKVKEFLAPDLWAITENFCSKYR
- a CDS encoding ABC transporter permease, translating into MAKPQKGARRDSCGMSELELTLVFAGVVAGAAPIVLAVLGETITEKAGVINLSLDGTILLSAMVAFAVAFETNNLLMGFVFAAVVGAVVAAIVAFFSIYLNQSQVAVGFVLTLMTRDLAYFLGNSYSHLQGPQVVPFPVPLLKDIPVFGPVFFSQNLPVYFSLAMIAWCWWYMYRTPLGLQLRCVGEHPRASYARGIDPRKLQMVYSICGGLLVGLAGATFSLSVKPGWGRPQGAEGTGWIALVLVIFGGWNPIKAATGAYLFSFLQVMGIYCQEWLPTVPAQVFQVAPFPLMIFTLLVMSLAQKESVLNWAENKDRMKSILAVLSGSVPTALGKPYRPD
- a CDS encoding TIGR04076 family protein, with amino-acid sequence MHLLVRVAEIKGRCPVYKVGDSFRLEDGYRLVSEIPLCMHSLAALLPHYNALRISEPEEWGLAGKENKTKAYVQ
- a CDS encoding multicopper oxidase domain-containing protein, producing MEFDADNNPGNWFHHCHNLYHMEAGMANIVAYR
- a CDS encoding periplasmic heavy metal sensor encodes the protein MKKNLFKLILGLMVLMIIGLAGNVFAEGGMGYGPGWHHRAYGETGYTGNLTDQEIKALETERNAFLKDTEGNRQQIYQKELDLKSELAKENPDAQKAAQLQKEISDLEAKLNQKLLDHVLRMRKISPNVGQGFMGGGPMGPGAEQNRISGAPDQGGWNYCPYCGRSLEGGGYGMGPGMMGSGYGTSYGMMGSGYGMGPGMMGGGYGTGSGMMGGGYGTGSGMMGGGYGTGSGMMGGGYGTGSGMMGGGYGTGSGMMGGGYGKGSGWMGRGPTQGGRTPQTGSQYRQGQGPLSESDAKSIVENYLASNRNPNLKIGKIKDAGNAFEAEILTKENALVDKVLIDKSSGWMRSAY